A section of the Deinococcus sp. KNUC1210 genome encodes:
- a CDS encoding NAD(P)-dependent oxidoreductase, whose amino-acid sequence MNETIGLIGLGDLGQPMARNLLKSGVQLKVYNRTASKAAAIVALGAEAGECPKDVVTPGGIALTIVSDDTALESVVLSEGFLETLGVGGVHLSMSTVSPTLARKLAALQAEHGSVYVEAPIFGRPEAAHARQLWICQAGPEDAKRRVRPILELLSQGVFDFGEEIGAALTVKLAGNFLIISAWQSIQEALSVAKNKGVDPAAVIEMLTSTLFPAPIYQSYGRMIAQDPDQRSTSWIAPKDVGLFKNLAEEVGSRTDLASLLLERLKPANTIRRS is encoded by the coding sequence ATGAATGAAACGATTGGCCTGATCGGCCTCGGCGATCTGGGACAGCCGATGGCCCGGAACCTGCTGAAGTCAGGAGTTCAACTCAAGGTCTATAACCGCACCGCCAGCAAAGCCGCCGCCATTGTGGCCCTCGGCGCCGAGGCCGGCGAATGCCCGAAGGACGTGGTGACCCCCGGCGGCATCGCCTTGACCATCGTCTCCGATGACACGGCACTGGAAAGCGTCGTCCTGAGTGAGGGCTTTCTGGAAACCCTGGGTGTCGGCGGCGTTCATCTGTCGATGAGCACCGTCTCGCCGACACTGGCCAGAAAGCTCGCAGCCCTGCAGGCCGAGCATGGCAGCGTGTACGTCGAGGCTCCGATCTTCGGACGACCCGAAGCAGCACACGCACGTCAGCTTTGGATCTGTCAGGCTGGACCCGAGGATGCCAAACGGCGGGTCCGGCCGATCCTCGAGCTGCTGAGTCAGGGCGTGTTCGACTTCGGTGAGGAGATTGGCGCGGCCCTGACCGTTAAGCTGGCCGGCAACTTTCTGATCATCAGCGCCTGGCAGTCGATTCAGGAAGCGCTGAGCGTGGCCAAGAACAAAGGGGTCGACCCGGCCGCTGTGATCGAGATGCTGACCAGCACGCTCTTTCCAGCACCGATCTACCAGAGTTATGGCCGGATGATCGCCCAGGATCCCGATCAACGCAGCACCAGCTGGATTGCCCCGAAAGATGTTGGCCTGTTCAAGAACCTGGCTGAGGAGGTCGGCAGCCGGACGGACTTGGCATCGCTCCTGTTGGAGCGTTTGAAGCCAGCCAACACCATCAGGCGTTCCTGA